One genomic segment of Desulfomicrobium sp. ZS1 includes these proteins:
- a CDS encoding dihydroorotate dehydrogenase electron transfer subunit: protein MIDSQTPCRDLEVISCTPAKDPSLVDLVLSAPGWTCKPGQFVMIRPAHWGAELVWPRPFSVCDVSDQGLRIIFQTVGRGTRRLAELVSGQKVTVWGPLGRWFRIDEARPNLILAGGVGIAPFVMLARREKTDNLSMLFGHRLDLEHYPYAEIADRIKSEAMQQKTMADIAEFETVLSERIKALAGVGQVLACGPEPMLKVVRKYCLLHGTDGQVSLENRMACGVGACLGCVGKTVAGDYVQSCVHGPVFDVREIDLGD, encoded by the coding sequence ATGATTGATAGTCAAACACCATGCCGGGATCTGGAGGTCATCTCCTGCACGCCCGCAAAAGATCCGTCCCTGGTCGACCTTGTGCTGTCCGCGCCGGGCTGGACCTGCAAGCCAGGACAGTTCGTCATGATCCGGCCTGCGCACTGGGGCGCGGAGCTTGTCTGGCCCCGGCCTTTTTCCGTCTGCGACGTATCGGACCAGGGGCTGCGCATCATTTTTCAGACCGTGGGGCGCGGCACGCGCAGGCTGGCCGAGCTTGTTTCCGGACAGAAAGTCACGGTCTGGGGGCCGCTTGGGCGCTGGTTCCGCATCGACGAGGCCCGGCCCAACCTGATCCTGGCCGGAGGCGTGGGCATCGCCCCCTTTGTCATGCTGGCCCGACGCGAAAAAACGGACAATCTGTCCATGCTCTTCGGCCACCGCCTGGACCTTGAGCACTATCCGTACGCCGAGATCGCGGATCGCATCAAAAGCGAGGCCATGCAGCAGAAGACTATGGCCGACATCGCCGAATTCGAGACCGTGCTGTCCGAGCGCATCAAGGCCCTGGCCGGGGTAGGGCAGGTGCTGGCCTGCGGGCCGGAGCCCATGCTCAAAGTCGTGCGCAAATATTGTCTGCTGCACGGCACGGACGGGCAGGTTTCCCTGGAGAACCGCATGGCCTGCGGCGTGGGCGCGTGCCTCGGCTGCGTGGGCAAGACGGTGGCGGGTGACTACGTGCAGAGCTGCGTGCACGGTCCGGTCTTTGACGTGCGTGAAATCGATTTGGGAGACTAG